The Lujinxingia vulgaris genome segment CGGCCCCGGCGAGGTCTGTGATCCGGAGGTGGCGGAGCCCTGTGAGGGAAGCGACTTTGCGCTGGAGTGCCGGGCCGACGCCGAAGGCACGAACCGCTGCCTGCACCCCGATGGCGGGCGTTGCGACACCGACGAAGACCCCTCGCTCTGTGGGCCCAACGCCAGCTGCCTGGTGCCGGACGATGGTGAGGGGGCGCGCTGCCTGCTGAGTGAAGCCGCCGCCTGCGACCGCGCCGACGACCTGTGCGCCCCGGGCCTGGTCTGCGAGGCGACCGAGAGCGGCGAAGATCGCTGCCACACCGCGCTCTATGTGCAGGGGCAGGTCTTTGATTCGGCCACCCTTGATGCCATCGAGGGCGCGCAGATCATCGCCTTCAACGAAGAGGGAAGCGCGCTGAGCGACGTCTCGGTGAGCGACGCGGCGGGCACCTACCGCCTGCAGATCCCCGCGCTTCGCGATGCGGAGGGCGCGCCCGTGCAGCAGTTCTTTACGCTGCGCGGCAGCGCCGCCGACTTCCAGACCTTCCCCGGCGGCCTGCGCACCGCGCTGCCGATCGACGCGACCACCGCGGTGGTCGACGCCGAAGACGGCGGACTTGTCATCGACACCGCCCAGACCGATGTGGCGCTCCTGCAGCTTCCCGAGGATGAGCAGGGCTTCTCGTCGATCAGCGGCCGGGTGGACATTGACGGCGGCCTGGGCGGAGTGCTCGTCGTGGCCGAGAGCAACCCGGACACCGGCATCAGCGGCGTCTCGGCGCGTGACGGGGCGTTTACGATCTTCAACGTGCCCCCTGGCGAGTATCAGCTGCGCGGCTACATCGCCGGCACCCAGGTGGAGCCCGAGCAGGTGACGATGGCCGACGCGGCCGTCGAAGACGTGGTGCTCACCGAGTCGGCCGAGGGCCTCAAAGACGTCAGCGGCCAGATTCAGATCGTGGCGGCCTCCGGCGGCCTGCAGAGCTCGGTGGTCTTTGTGGTCGCCTCCACCTTCGACGAGACCTCGGTGCGCGGCGAGGTGCCCGCCGGCCTGCGCGCGCCGCGCAGCGGCGCGCCCAACGTCGACGGCGCCTGGACCATCGAAGGCGTGCCCGCCGGCGACTACTACGTGCTCGCCGGCTTTGAGAACGACGAGCTTGTACGCGACCCCGACGAGGGCATCGCTGGCACCGAGCTCGTGCGCACCACCATTGAAGCCGGCCAGGGTAGCTTTGAGGTGACGCCCTCCTTCAAGGTCACCGCCGCCCTCGACACCGTCAGCCCCGGCGCCGAGGGCCCCGAAGGTCTCAGCGAGCCCCCCACGCTCACCTGGGGCCCGGCCAGCAACGCCCAGAGCTACAATGTGGTCGTCTTCAACGCCTACGGCGACATCGTCTGGGAGGCCAACGACATCCCCCCCGCCGGCGGCAGCGCCAACCTCAGCGTCGCCTACGAGGGCCCTTTCGAGGACGGGATGTACTACCAGTTCCGCGCCACGGCCTACCGCGCCGACTCGGCGATCGCGACCACCGAAGATCTGCGGGGCGTGTTTTTTAAGCAGTGAGATGCGCGTCGAGATAGCGTCGCGATGAATGAAAAAACGCCCCCGGGACGGGGGCGTTTTTTGTTGGTGTAGAGAGCAGATAAAAGGGCGGATGGTGCCGGTTGTTTGCGGTGACGTCTCAGCCTGCCACCACCTTCGAACCCAAAAACACTCATTCAGACATAGAGTTTTGCCCGAACGTACACTGCTCACGCAGCGGACATTTCGAGCAATGCGCCTTGCGCGCGCAGATCTCCCGCGTG includes the following:
- a CDS encoding MSCRAMM family protein, giving the protein MKNARWMVCAALGLVFAQACGGCSDAAGPGEVCDPEVAEPCEGSDFALECRADAEGTNRCLHPDGGRCDTDEDPSLCGPNASCLVPDDGEGARCLLSEAAACDRADDLCAPGLVCEATESGEDRCHTALYVQGQVFDSATLDAIEGAQIIAFNEEGSALSDVSVSDAAGTYRLQIPALRDAEGAPVQQFFTLRGSAADFQTFPGGLRTALPIDATTAVVDAEDGGLVIDTAQTDVALLQLPEDEQGFSSISGRVDIDGGLGGVLVVAESNPDTGISGVSARDGAFTIFNVPPGEYQLRGYIAGTQVEPEQVTMADAAVEDVVLTESAEGLKDVSGQIQIVAASGGLQSSVVFVVASTFDETSVRGEVPAGLRAPRSGAPNVDGAWTIEGVPAGDYYVLAGFENDELVRDPDEGIAGTELVRTTIEAGQGSFEVTPSFKVTAALDTVSPGAEGPEGLSEPPTLTWGPASNAQSYNVVVFNAYGDIVWEANDIPPAGGSANLSVAYEGPFEDGMYYQFRATAYRADSAIATTEDLRGVFFKQ